A section of the Virgibacillus sp. NKC19-3 genome encodes:
- a CDS encoding ROK family protein, with the protein MAIAAFDIGGTNIKYGVLNRQGNICYKAKISTKSKEGGVAIIGKIRVIAKQLQNNYDLTGIAVSTAGQVDNREGVVIHATESLPGYTGLHIKKELETTFGLPVTVDNDVNCAALGEYWKGAAYQLVNKYFLKNQLLTLLH; encoded by the coding sequence GTGGCTATTGCAGCTTTTGATATCGGTGGAACTAATATTAAATATGGTGTATTAAATAGACAGGGTAACATCTGCTATAAAGCAAAAATTTCCACAAAATCGAAAGAAGGTGGAGTGGCCATTATAGGAAAAATAAGAGTCATTGCCAAGCAACTGCAGAATAATTATGATTTGACCGGAATCGCTGTTAGCACAGCTGGTCAGGTCGATAATCGAGAGGGCGTAGTCATCCATGCTACGGAGTCTCTTCCCGGGTATACTGGGTTACACATCAAAAAAGAGCTGGAAACAACGTTTGGTTTACCTGTTACGGTTGATAATGATGTCAATTGTGCTGCTTTGGGTGAATATTGGAAAGGGGCGGCTTATCAATTGGTAAACAAATATTTTTTGAAAAATCAGTTATTAACACTTCTCCACTAA